Part of the Sorghum bicolor cultivar BTx623 chromosome 1, Sorghum_bicolor_NCBIv3, whole genome shotgun sequence genome, TCGTCGATCCCGCCAATGAGAAGTCAAAGTTCAGATAATATGGGATCCATGCATATGCCTGATGCTGTGCCTGCCTACCAAGCACTAGATAGACAGCGTTGATGGTTAAAATCAAACAAAAGGCTACGTAATCTGTTGGCAACTTAACCGAGATATGTGTTTGCAGCATCTGCGACAAATAGAATGATGGAGAATTGGAATTCCAGCTCGCTCATAAAAGTATGTGCTCAAGTGTGTGTCTTTTTAATCTAGCTTTTCTATCTATATATAAAAGAAATTTATTTAAACACTTTTGGTGAGCTGGGGTAGCTCCCAATTCGTTGTGTTCTTTGTGTGGTGGAAGCTGCCAACGGCCAACCCGAGTTGATCAAGTTTTAGTAGATTTACTAAGAAAGAAGAAATTGCACTGCAAGTTCAGTTTGCTCATGTGGAGGTTAACTTATTTCTAACAAAAAATCATGGTGATGTTATTATACCTTCTCGTCCATCCATGCATGTATATTGCATATTACCAAGGTCTATATATATGGTTTATATTCCTCAGCGCATGAAAAAGAAAACACTGATCATGTCGTTGATCAACGACAAGAAGCTATTAGTATCTAGCTAGATCCATCCATCAACAGTCAAACACAAACACATGTGCTTGTTATCCTGATGAACAACACGAGGGAGATCGACACATGTAGACAGCATCAAACCAACTAACCAAGTAAATATACATGTGTCATCTGAGACGCCTCCTTAGTGCGACATGTCGCGGTATACTGACACATAAGACAGGGGAGGAATGTGATTAGGATCGGGGTGTCAAGTGCGCCCGCCCACACGTACGTATGCACTGCACCAGCATAGGATATGGAAGGCAAAGCTCTCTGTCAACTGATCCATAATTCAGCAAACCAGCAGAGACCCTCTCCTCATCagattacttagttaattatcgAGTTCTTTTTTTAAGTGACAAGCAGGCCAGCTAGCGGCTCCCCCCTCTCCATCGATCGGGCCCTCTATAAATACCATGGGGAAGCCAGGAAGGGAGGTCGCATTGTGTCAGGCATGCAGTAGAGACCAACAGAAGCAAGACAAGCTATCACCCAAGAGGCAAGACAGCAGGGATCTCCCTGTTGCTAGCTCTCCATCTTATTAGCTAGGCAGCTCTAGAGAGAGCTCAGAGACAGTGAGAGACTACTGCTGAAGTGCTGAGCGTATATATACATACCCTTCATTCAAGATGATTACTGTTGGGCACCCGGTGGTCTTTGCTGTGGGGATCCTaggtatatgcatgcatgcatgctcacATATTTCTTTTGTGGAAGATGTGCATTATTATTCTCACAAAGTAACGCACAGAGTAGTTGTCTCTAGCTACTTTTGCTAATCTCCCCCCTTGAAAACAGTTAAACAGTAGTAAACGCTTTGATAGTTTGTCGCTGATTGAAATATATAAAAAGTGTCCTAGCTAGCTTTTTCTAAGGCAAAGTTCTGGCAAGTGTGGTCGACAATATCAGTTCAGAGTTGCTATACATATGTACATAATATGCATGCAAATAAATGAGCTAATATATATTCCCCCCTGGTCTGTTTTTTTGCAGGCAACATCCTATCATTCCTGGTCACCCTTGCACCAGTGTGAGTATCTATCTATCAGAGTCAGTAGTATAACATATTGTTCAGAGAATCAGAACGCTTGTCTCTCGTGGACGCTACACAGCTCTAGCTAACTAGCTAGCTCCTAATATATAATCATCGATCATTCtatgatatatatatgatgtaaaCATAAAACATATATACAGGCCGACGTTCTACCGTGTTTACAAGAAGAAATCGACGGAGTCGTTCCAGTCGGTGCCGTACGTGGTGGCGCTGCTGAGCGCAATGCTGTGGCTCTACTACGCGCTGCTCAGCATCGACGTCCTCCTCCTCTCCATCAACACCATCGCCTGCGTCGTCGAGTCCGTCTACCTCGCCATCTACCTCACCTACGCGCCCAAGCCTGCCATGGCTTTCACCCTCAAACTGCTCTTCACCATGAACATGGGGCTCTTCGGCGCCATGGTCGCCTTCCTGCAGTTCTACGTCGATGGGCAGCGCCGCGTCTCCATCGCCGGCGGCGTCGGCGCCGCCTTCGCCCTCGCCGTCTTCGTCGCTCCTCTCACCATCATCGTAAGCTAATAAGCTATAGCTGCTGCGCCTGCTGGCTGTGTCTACCAGAGTGTCCAGTAGTATATAAGTATTACTAATTACTTTGACAACTAATTATAACTAGTGACTTATCTTACAAGTCGTACTTCTTTTGTCAGACAACAATAtgttttttctcacaataaatcagtgaaTAATATTTCTAGCTATGACTTTTTAAATAAGCGAAAAAACTCTAATAAATGGCCGGGCTgttaattaaataattttttctCTTGATAACAACAGCGGCAAGTGATCAGGACCAAGAGCGTGGAGTACATGCCCTTCTGGCTCTCCTTCTTCCTCACCATCAGCGCCGTTGTCTGGTTCTTCTACGGCCTCCTCATGAAAGATTTCTTCGTCGCGGTAATCACGCACGCACCGcattctcatcttattgcatgcCAATCTACTGTATTTCTTTTCCCGCGCTTTTTATCATCTCGTGCTACTAGCTCGCTTTTCTCGCTTTTGAAGCAGCCTTGTTGCAAAGGTAGATATATACGTACAGCCTTAGCTAGCTTAGCTAGTTACGGTGCTGTTAATTGGTTTAATACACGTACTTTATAATGTAATCAGGCATAGTGAAAGTACAGGTGTTTGCGTTTGTGTCACCACCCACGACCCAGCTGTTTCCTGTCTACTACAGAACCTAACAAAAAGATCTCATCATATAGTATCATATATACTCTCTGTAGTGCACATATATGTATATGCATGTTTCCTGGTGGTGACAACAAGTATACCTTTGCAAAAGCATGCAGAATAAATAATGCGTACTTGCAAGCTTAAAAGGCCAGATAATAAAGTGGCGGTGCTGTTAGTTCATCTCCCGTGTTCTTGAAAAGCCTGCAACACACTTATACGGCTAATAATGAGGCAGTTAGTTCATCTCAGGAAAAACATATTTACTTTTAGGGAAAAATATATTTacttattaatatttttattaggAAAAATATATTTGAATTAATTGATCCACCCATGCATGAGCAGATGCCGAACGTGCTGGGCCTGCTGTTCGGCCTGGCCCAGATGGCCCTCTACTTCGTGTACCGGAACCGGAACCCCAAGCAGAACGGCGCCGTGTCGGAGATGCAGCAGCAGGCGGCGGTGGTGcaggccgacgccgacgccaagAAGGAGCAGCAGCTGCGTCAGGCCCACGCCGACGCCGGCGCCGACGGGGAGGCCGTGGCCGTGAgaatcgacgacgaggaggagcccAAGAACGTCGTCGTGGACatcatgccgccgccgccgccactgctGCCAGCGGAGAGGgcgtcgccgccgctgccgctgccgccgcctccGGCGATGGTGATGATGACCGCGCATCAGACGGCCGTGGAGGTTGTCTGATCCATGGGCAATTAATATCATGTTCCGGAGCTAGCTACATGCATGCACGACTGACCTGATGACTATTGCTGCTCTCGCCTTCGATTATTCATTTTACTTTTGTACTACACTACTAGTATATGCATGCGTGTACACGAcgacctatatatatgtatcgCGCGCGGCACCACGGTACAAGTAGACGCCTAGCTATACATACAAGTACACTGTAGGTACGAATGAATGAATATGTCTCCTGTGGTGCCCATATATATGCGCGTATATATGTGTGTAAGGTCGCGTTAATCCTGTGTCTCTTCTACCAATATATATGTTGTGATCTGTATCGATCGTATGCCTAGCTGTGTTGTATATACGCCTATCTATCACCAGCTACCTAGCTTACTTAgcttaattattattattatcatcatATTATCATGATCGATAGATGGAGGTGGGATGTCCGTACGGTACGTAATTGATCTCTCCGTCGGGCCGATCAATAAAGCTAGCTAGCCCATGTAGTATTACTTTACTTATTTCGTCTCTCCACATCATCGTTCATATCTATGTCGATCAGAGAGAGCATGCTTGTTGCATTCTGCTTTTGTTGGAGATGAGATTGCGCACTGATTGCACTAGTATTAATTATATTAGTccgagtgattggttggatgatATATATCGTTGTCGATCGATATATCGTCCATCTTCTCTTCATGCTCTTTCGTGTTTCCTTTTGGTACGGTAGGGGCGTTGCCGCAATGGCTTATTTTGTGTGCGTGCATGATCACCGCGCGCAGCACCCACTACAGAGCAAAGACGACACAGACGCATCCGGAAGcgtttttttttctcaatcaCGCAAAAGGTTTGCGCGTATTTTCATTAAGAAGGAGAGTTTGAGTACAAGCGAGGCGGTTTACATATGCAGGATCACTCTTCCTCGCAGCTCAGTCTAGTCTAGCCTATTCTCCCAGGTTCTTGGCTCTTGCAGAGATCCACAACTCGGTCTGTCCTCTGATCGTGTCCTTAACCGCGCTGAGCTGTGTTAGCTCTCAGTCCCAGAGAAAGGCGACGTGTATATATACTACACCTTAATTGGTAAGATCCACTACTACTACATATCCTATGAGAAGGTCACACTTAGCACTCCTAATTTGCTTACTTCAAATAGCCCAATTTGCTTAGCTCACTACCAACTCAAGTAGCAAGATCATCACCACGTAGTAATGCTTTCTTGTGTACCTTACGACGAGGTGATCGTAAGGGATTTTTCTAAAGTACAACGCAAACGCCTACAACATACACACACTTACTTTTACGAACATACGTAT contains:
- the LOC8082659 gene encoding bidirectional sugar transporter SWEET12; this translates as MITVGHPVVFAVGILGNILSFLVTLAPVPTFYRVYKKKSTESFQSVPYVVALLSAMLWLYYALLSIDVLLLSINTIACVVESVYLAIYLTYAPKPAMAFTLKLLFTMNMGLFGAMVAFLQFYVDGQRRVSIAGGVGAAFALAVFVAPLTIIRQVIRTKSVEYMPFWLSFFLTISAVVWFFYGLLMKDFFVAMPNVLGLLFGLAQMALYFVYRNRNPKQNGAVSEMQQQAAVVQADADAKKEQQLRQAHADAGADGEAVAVRIDDEEEPKNVVVDIMPPPPPLLPAERASPPLPLPPPPAMVMMTAHQTAVEVV